GTTCACCGACATCCCCACCCTGTCCGATGAGGACGGGTTGGTGGTGGCCCGCGGTGAGTACGTCTATGCGGTGCTCAACCTCTACCCGTACAACCCGGGCCACCTGATGGTGGTTCCCTACCGGCGGTTCTCGGAGTTCGAGGACCTCACCGAACCCGAGGGCGCCGAGCTGATGACGTTCATCCAGAAGGCCATCCGGGTGATCAAGGCGGTATCGCGGCCACACGGGTTCAATGTCGGCCTGAACCTGGGCGAGTCGGCCGGCGGGTCGCTGGCCGAGCATCTGCATGTGCATGTCGTGCCGCGCTGGGGCGGCGACGCGAACTTCATCACGATCGTCGGCGGCTCCAAGGTGATCCCACAGTTGCTGCGCGACACGCGCCGGCTGCTCGCCGAGGAGTGGGCGAAACAGCAATGAGCAGGCTGCCTTTCCTGTCCCGGGCGACCTTCGCCGGTATCACCACACCGGTGGCGCGGGCCTTCCTGCGGGCCGGGTTCACCGCCGACATCGTCACGATCCTGGGCACCGCCGGCGCGGTGCTGGCGGCGCTGACACTGTTCCCGACCGGTCAGTTGTTCGCCGGCACGCTGGTGGTCTGGTTCTTCGTGCACTTCGACATGCTCGACGGGGCGATGGCCCGCCTGAGCGGCGGTGGTAGTGCGTTCGGCGCGGTACTGGACGCGACCTGCGACCGGATCAGTGACGGAGCGGTGTTCTGCGGGCTGGCATGGTGGGCGGCGTTCGGCATGGACAGCCCCCCGCTGGTGGTTGCGACAATGATCTGCTTGGTGACTTCGCAGGTGATCTCCTACATCAAGGCACGCGCCGAAGCCAGCGGCCTGCGGGGCGACGGCGGTTACATCGAACGTCCGGAACGGCTGATCATCGTGCTGGTGGGCGCCGGATTGTCCGATCTGCCGGTCTATCCGCTGCCGTGGGCGCTGCACGTGGCGATGTGGCTGCTTGCGGTGGCCAGCCTGATCACCTGCGCCCAGCGCCTGCACACCGTGCGCATCTCGCCGGGTGCGGTGGAGCCGATGTCGGACGCCGACGGCGAGGGAACGCCCGGATCGTGACATTCCTCCCGAGCGGTCTGCGAGTTCCCGGGCTCAGTCAGCTGGACGCCTGGGCCACCGACGCCGGGTTCGCCGCAGGCTGGATGATGGTGCGTGCGCTGCCGGAATTCGTCGCCCGCAACGCCTTCGATGCCGGTGCGCTGGTCGCGGCCCGCGGCGGGGGCCCCGAGCAGCTGCGC
This is a stretch of genomic DNA from Mycolicibacter terrae. It encodes these proteins:
- a CDS encoding HIT family protein, whose product is MTGDGGGEQRIVDTGVGEPDRLERLWTPYRMTYLAEAPLQRDQAGSAGSRQPFTDIPTLSDEDGLVVARGEYVYAVLNLYPYNPGHLMVVPYRRFSEFEDLTEPEGAELMTFIQKAIRVIKAVSRPHGFNVGLNLGESAGGSLAEHLHVHVVPRWGGDANFITIVGGSKVIPQLLRDTRRLLAEEWAKQQ
- the pgsA gene encoding phosphatidylinositol phosphate synthase — protein: MSRLPFLSRATFAGITTPVARAFLRAGFTADIVTILGTAGAVLAALTLFPTGQLFAGTLVVWFFVHFDMLDGAMARLSGGGSAFGAVLDATCDRISDGAVFCGLAWWAAFGMDSPPLVVATMICLVTSQVISYIKARAEASGLRGDGGYIERPERLIIVLVGAGLSDLPVYPLPWALHVAMWLLAVASLITCAQRLHTVRISPGAVEPMSDADGEGTPGS